Within Cucumis melo cultivar AY chromosome 4, USDA_Cmelo_AY_1.0, whole genome shotgun sequence, the genomic segment GACCGGTAAAACTCTTGTAGTTTCGGAGACTAAATGTAATAATGTATAGTTCAATTGATTACTTACGTTGATTAATTCTTGATTGTACGCCTCCCAAAGAAACTTTTATGCCTTTGTAAGACAAACAATAAGATTCATATAATTACTAGGTCAAAGAATAGTTTACCAGTACTTTTTCGACTAGATAGGAAGATGGAAAATTTCAGCATTAGTGTTTACTGGGTTAAAGATAAATCCTTTTTGCTATTTGTCCTCTAGGTTCTTGACCTCATTAAACGCTAATTTCTCCAGCTGTTGTTTCCTATCACATGCAGGTTTCATTCCATTACTCAAACTTTTTTGGGAAATTCCAGCTATAATGGGAGGTTTATTACTCTCTGGAGTTGGAGAAACTGCACGTAGAATTCTTGTGGATAGCGATCATTTCTAGAGACTTCATTGTAAGACAGGTAAATGCTACGAGGCTTTCATTCCAATTTTATGTAATTAGCACTCAGTTGCTTGTATGCCAATGAAAATAATGTCCCAAAATTTTGATGAGATGGTTTTGCTTATGGTTGCCTGCTTTGTCAATGGTCTTGTATGTAAAGAGATGCTCATAGCTGGCTATAAAAGTTTTACATTTCCATCGTCAAAACAATTCCATAGCTTTCaagtttcaaaatttggttTCGGAGAGGTTTTTGGAGTTGGTGACAAAATAAATATGGAAAACCATAAACCAATTACACATTTCAACTGTGGATCAAGTAAGAGAGATTATCAGAGTTCATGAGAGGAAACGCAATGGACTTAAAAGGCAGAATAGTCCTAGCAAGATGGCAATAAAGACACATCGACTCGATGTTGGCTCAGCTAACTGCTTTTTCTTATCTCGAAGGAATATGGAAGTTCCATGTAACACTGAGCTAACTGCTTTTTTTTATCTCAAAGGAATATGGAAGTTCCATGTAACACCGTTTGTCATCATCTTCGAACTGCAACAAACCAACCAACAAACAAAGGATAATTTATCCATCTGACTCTAAAATGATGTAGTTCAAAACATATCAAAGGAAAATTTGCAGCAGAAAAGACAAATAGATACCATTTTTTTAGATAAATATGCCTTCGTGACTAAAAGAACCCCCAGTTTACTAGAATTTAAGAGCAATATTGCATTACTTGAGAGACTCCATTTAAGGACACAAAAAAAGCTTCAAGTTACGGGATGACATTCAAGGAAGCTTCAAACAGGTCTTATGTACAgcttaaaactaataaaatatttcaaaggGTTAGTTTGCCTAATCCAAAAATCTTATTAAATACCCATCCTATGATAGAACACCATTTCAGATGAACTGTCATATACCGATAGATTATGCATCTCCCAAGCATGGCAttttagatatatatttttctctttGGAGAATTTGTGACAATTTTATGGATGCTAAGTCATTTAGATGAATTGATATGATGATGTATCATAGTTCAAATCTGTCTTCCTTTCTCATGTACTATATTTATTTACGAGTTGTGTCCAAGGTTGACTTTCTTTCCTTTTACTAGGACTAGGGTGACTGAGTTTTTCAAGCATAAGATGTTTGTCGATGCACAAAATTTCAACTTTCAAACAAAAGTAAGAACTACTGTAATATGGACTTTAGGGAATACTTAAGCAAGTGTTTAGAGCAAAGAGTTAATTGTTTTCTATGAGTTATTTAGTCATGGAACTAGGGAGTATATAAGCAATGAAACTAATAATTTTTAATCGTAGTCCAAAACGAGGGTTTAAGAATTCCTTGGGACAGATGACTGACAAAGAGTGAAGTTAAAGATTCCTATGTCTTAGACCAAAACATGCCTTAAGAGACAAGCATTTCACCATCAGTGTGATGGTCAACAATGTAAGTACGCAGGACTTACACATTCTGgacttaaatttgaaatttaaaattggtCCAACTGTATAATCATCAACATGTATTTGTTTGTGCATACCTTAAGATTCGCAGAATAAATACCCCTTGCAAGTACACCAGAAGGAGTGATTTCCTCCTCCAAGGTTTCGACATATGGTTCACGTTGAGGAGCAAAAGTACCTAACATTCCTTGAGTTCGATCTACTGATACCGATGGGAAAAACACAAGCATAATAAAGTTATGAACGCAATAGATAAATGGTGATGGCAACAAAATAAATGGTGATTACATATAATAAGAAGTAAACTCAAAAGATGAGAGGAAAAAATGGTGACAGTAAAAAATATTCATATGcttggaaagaaaaaagaaaacaaacagaTGATAAGCTCAAAGAAGATGATAGGCTCACAGTAACAAATATCTCCAAAAGTTTGCCTTTGATTTCAGAAACAAAATTCTCATGTGGAAGCAATGTTTCAAAGCTGAACTTTccaaaaccaaaaacaaaaacgaaTGAACTCGATGGCTATCAAACAGAGACTTAGTTATTCACCATTCACCAACCACTAAATGAGCTTATTTTCCTCATATCATAAGGAAAATAGAACTACACACAACAATTATTGGAatcaaaacaaaaggaaactAACACTgccaaaaatggaaaataacaaTTATTAGAATCAATCTGTATGGAACGATGTTGAATTGCTCTTCATAAAAGTTTGTTAAGATAACATTGAAATGCATTCTTTCAGAGCAGTAGGACACTAATATCTTATGTACCTATCAATCCTCCTCTCCAAACTTTGTTTGAGTAGGACAGGCCAGAGACGATGTTATGCGTAACTGTAAACGTCAACCTCAGTTGATACCGAGATCCCTCTTGAAGGGTAAAAAGAACACGACCACTTTCATTTTCATTTACGGGCAATGGAGTGTCGACTTCCCCAAATTCATCAGAGATAATTCCAATGGAATGAAACTTGACTTCAGGTTCTCTTTGTTCTAGTACCAGAAAAAGACAAAATGTTAGCTCAAAATACAAATGCAACAAAGTTACTAATTATCAAATTGGAGAATTACCGCTCAGATCACTTTCTAAGCAGCCAAGCAACTTTTCTTTCCACCTTCTCAGGCTTTCATCATCCTGTAAAGGCACAATCGAACTTTAAAACAGAATTTTAAGACCCTACAAAAGTCAATTATTTCTAAGTTGTTCCAAGTGAAAGATTTCTGAAGTTCCTACTCCATAAAGACACATAAATATAGGGTCTAGAGCCACACTTGAGGGGAGGGATGATGTGAGGATACTTTCCTTACTATTCAAAGTTCATCCAAACACCTAGCCAATTCGAGAGGATTGATAATCTCTCCACAAGAACACTGTTCAATTGACAAAATGATTCCTACCTTACTCCTGATACCCACCAAAAACTTAGGCACTTAGCCTAAACTCCCCTGCTATAGGCATCTATACAATGCATTTCGCTCCAAGGTACCTCCAGGGTTCAAGGTTCAACTACAAGTCCcaagttttttttttgagaCAATGGAAAAAACTACCTCTAAAATATGGTATTCTTTCGATGGTAAAACTAGAGCAATCAAACTCAAACTTTTATAAGTGTTAAAATTAGACCCTCAAAATTATAATAGTGGTAGAATTTAGACTCTCGAATGATAAAAGCTTATTCGAGTGTTCGAATTTTATTATTTGGAGGTTTAATTTCTACTACCATTATAAGTTCGAGAGTCAAAATTTAACATTTGATAAGCACGAGTGAATTGAAAGCTCGAGGATGTAATTGCAACTATCATCCTACTTTAGAGGTGTTTTGCaaatttcccttttctttttatgaaaattcaaGCTTTCCTGGAAAAAAGTGAAGAATACAAGTAGCTGGTAGCATACAAAAAATAAACCCCACATAAAAGGATCCAAACTAAGACAAAAAGGGGCTCCCATCCCTCAAGTTGTAAATTAAACCTAGAACTCTGAACTAGCCTTGAGCCGATAAGGCCTCCCCAAGCATTAAGTATTTGGATGGGGCATGAGAAGTGAGAACAACACACagaagggttttttttttttttttttatattcttcttcttcttctttttttttttttcttctgaaaaagaaaagttcaaATATCAAAGTGAGTATAGATATCAACTTTACAACATAGATCAAACCAATGAACACTTGGCAACAATGAACACTAACAATATCCTTTCCTGCATATTCTGCACTAACAAAATCTCAAAAACAAATCAATATTATCCCATTTCAAAGAAGAACAATACACAGTTTGTTTGTTGAGAAGCTGTTTCATCTCAAAAACATAACTCAGTAAACAATAACTAACAAAATCATGAAAACCAAAACAAACACTTTAAAGTTTAATCCAAAAGCTCCGACTGAAAAATCTCACTAAAAATGGAGATTTAGAGAAGGGGGAAAGGTTGAGAAAGATACCTTGTCCTTCTCAAGCTGTTCCTTGAGTGAAAGCAGAGGCCCTGGAGTGAACCCATCTTTATCATCAACCTCTGATTCCTCACTCTCCTTTTCCCGCCGGAACTCGTCAACTTTTCCGGCAGACGACGGCCCTGCTTCCTCCTCAAGCGTCTTCCCAACCTCCATCGCACTGATTGCGAGAAATCCCTTAGCAAAAAACAGAGGTTTTGGGTTTAAAGATGTGGGAAAAGCTGAAGGAAATAGTGGAATAAATGGTTTGGGATTCAAATTTGGGCAGCGGAATTGTACCCATTTGTACTCTCAATGAAACATTCTGTCCCCTTTCTCTCTCGCTTTTGTCTATTTTGGCgatttgtatttgtattttgaAAACAGTGCTCTGTCGGCGTGCTGTTCTTTGTTCATCGTGGATAATTGTGTGAAAGCAACTTTCTTAAAATAACATTTTAGTCcctctattttaa encodes:
- the LOC103489856 gene encoding rho GDP-dissociation inhibitor 1-like isoform X2; the encoded protein is MEVGKTLEEEAGPSSAGKVDEFRREKESEESEVDDKDGFTPGPLLSLKEQLEKDKDDESLRRWKEKLLGCLESDLSEQREPEVKFHSIGIISDEFGEVDTPLPVNENESGRVLFTLQEGSRYQLRLTFTVTHNIVSGLSYSNKVWRGGLIDRTQGMLGTFAPQREPYVETLEEEITPSGVLARGIYSANLKFEDDDKRCYMELPYSFEIKKSS
- the LOC103489856 gene encoding rho GDP-dissociation inhibitor 1-like isoform X1; translation: MEVGKTLEEEAGPSSAGKVDEFRREKESEESEVDDKDGFTPGPLLSLKEQLEKDKDDESLRRWKEKLLGCLESDLSEQREPEVKFHSIGIISDEFGEVDTPLPVNENESGRVLFTLQEGSRYQLRLTFTVTHNIVSGLSYSNKVWRGGLIVDRTQGMLGTFAPQREPYVETLEEEITPSGVLARGIYSANLKFEDDDKRCYMELPYSFEIKKSS